Proteins encoded together in one Roseibacterium elongatum DSM 19469 window:
- a CDS encoding MBL fold metallo-hydrolase, which produces MPNHLIRAAFALALSAAPLSAQGLEAEQIAPGIWVLEGPAEQRSADNLGNNATFGLIDTADGAILIDPGGTWAGAEALDAVIGRLTDHPITTVINTGGQDHRWMGNGYWQAQGAEVIASEVAVADQQARASLQLSMLRELVGEAGLARTNPAPADVTFSGHYAFTQGGVSVELFHQAPAHTPGDSFVWLPEAGIVFAGDIVFVGRLLGILEVSDSAGWIESFDAMAALEPRIVVPGHGPATSLATARADTRDYLVAMRAAMRAHIDAGGDILGAVAVDQSAFEHLDQFEALAGRNAQTLFQQMEWE; this is translated from the coding sequence ATGCCGAACCATCTGATCCGTGCAGCCTTTGCCCTGGCGCTCTCCGCCGCCCCGCTCTCGGCCCAGGGTCTCGAGGCCGAACAGATCGCCCCCGGCATCTGGGTCCTCGAAGGCCCGGCCGAACAGCGGAGCGCCGATAACCTTGGCAACAACGCCACCTTCGGCCTGATCGACACCGCCGACGGCGCGATCCTGATCGATCCGGGTGGAACATGGGCGGGGGCCGAGGCGCTGGACGCGGTCATCGGTCGCCTGACCGACCACCCCATCACGACGGTCATCAACACCGGCGGGCAAGACCACCGTTGGATGGGGAACGGCTATTGGCAGGCCCAGGGCGCCGAGGTCATCGCGTCCGAGGTCGCCGTGGCCGATCAACAGGCCCGCGCCTCGCTGCAACTGAGCATGCTGCGGGAACTGGTGGGCGAGGCGGGGCTGGCCCGAACGAACCCCGCCCCGGCCGATGTGACCTTTTCCGGGCACTATGCCTTCACCCAAGGTGGGGTGTCGGTCGAACTTTTTCACCAGGCCCCGGCCCACACGCCCGGCGACAGTTTCGTCTGGCTGCCCGAGGCCGGCATCGTCTTTGCCGGCGATATCGTCTTTGTGGGGCGCCTGCTGGGGATCCTCGAGGTGTCCGACAGCGCCGGCTGGATCGAAAGCTTCGACGCCATGGCAGCGCTTGAGCCGCGCATCGTCGTGCCCGGCCACGGGCCCGCGACATCGCTTGCGACCGCCCGCGCCGACACCCGCGACTACCTCGTCGCGATGCGGGCGGCGATGCGCGCCCATATCGACGCGGGCGGCGACATTCTGGGCGCGGTCGCCGTGGATCAATCCGCCTTTGAGCATCTCGACCAGTTCGAGGCCCTGGCCGGTCGCAACGCACAAACCCTGTTCCAGCAGATGGAATGGGAATGA
- a CDS encoding ammonium transporter produces MNTKYFLPLAAVATAAMLPTMGFAQEAEAAPAISDEVVWIFNTLLFLIGGFLVFFMAAGFAMLEGGLVRSKNVTMQMTKNVGLFSLAAIMYWLIGYNLMYPLGDWAIEGYFSGLFPSWGVLEPVYLNDMGLEGADDAAYASTGSDFIFQLMFCAATASIVSGALAERIKLWPFLIFTMILTGFIYPLTASWQWGGGWLSEAGFSDFAGSTVVHACGAAAALAGAIVLGPRLGKYGKDGKIHPMPGSNLALATLGMFILWLGWFGFNGGSQLAMGSVGDVADVSRIFSNTNMAAASGAVAALVLTQLVYGKADLTMVLNGALAGLVSITAEPLAPTLFGALWIGAIGGVIVVFTVPFLDKLKIDDVVGAIPVHGFAGIWGTIAVIFYGDAAIGTQLLGIVAICGTTFVLSLIFWFILKATMGIRVSEEAEMAGLDVAELGMEAYPEFAKG; encoded by the coding sequence ATGAATACCAAGTATTTCCTGCCTCTTGCCGCCGTCGCCACGGCTGCAATGCTGCCCACCATGGGCTTTGCCCAAGAGGCCGAGGCCGCCCCTGCCATCAGCGATGAGGTGGTCTGGATCTTCAACACCCTGCTGTTCCTGATCGGCGGGTTCCTCGTCTTCTTCATGGCCGCGGGTTTCGCCATGCTCGAAGGCGGGCTGGTGCGCTCGAAGAACGTCACCATGCAGATGACCAAGAATGTCGGCCTCTTCTCGCTGGCGGCCATCATGTATTGGCTGATCGGCTACAACCTGATGTACCCGCTGGGGGATTGGGCGATCGAAGGCTACTTCTCGGGTCTGTTCCCGTCCTGGGGCGTGCTCGAGCCGGTCTACCTCAACGACATGGGTCTCGAAGGCGCCGATGACGCCGCCTACGCCTCGACCGGGTCGGACTTCATCTTCCAGCTGATGTTCTGTGCCGCAACGGCCTCGATCGTCTCCGGTGCGCTGGCCGAACGGATCAAGCTGTGGCCCTTCCTGATCTTCACCATGATCCTGACCGGCTTCATCTACCCGCTCACGGCCTCGTGGCAGTGGGGCGGCGGCTGGCTGTCCGAAGCCGGTTTCTCGGACTTCGCCGGGTCGACCGTCGTGCACGCCTGCGGTGCCGCCGCCGCTCTGGCCGGTGCCATCGTGCTGGGCCCGCGTCTGGGCAAGTACGGCAAGGATGGCAAGATCCACCCGATGCCGGGCTCGAACCTGGCGCTGGCAACGCTTGGCATGTTCATCCTTTGGCTCGGCTGGTTCGGCTTCAACGGCGGCTCGCAGCTGGCGATGGGCTCGGTCGGTGACGTGGCCGACGTGTCGCGCATCTTCTCCAACACCAACATGGCCGCGGCCTCGGGTGCTGTCGCCGCACTGGTCCTGACGCAGCTGGTCTATGGCAAGGCCGACCTGACGATGGTGCTGAACGGCGCGCTGGCCGGCCTGGTCTCGATCACAGCCGAGCCGCTGGCCCCCACGCTCTTCGGCGCGCTGTGGATCGGGGCGATCGGTGGTGTCATCGTGGTCTTCACCGTCCCTTTCCTCGACAAGCTCAAGATCGACGATGTCGTCGGCGCCATCCCCGTGCACGGCTTTGCCGGGATCTGGGGCACCATCGCCGTCATCTTCTACGGCGACGCGGCGATCGGCACGCAGCTTCTGGGGATCGTCGCGATCTGCGGCACCACCTTCGTGCTGTCGCTGATCTTCTGGTTCATCCTCAAGGCCACCATGGGCATCCGTGTCTCGGAAGAGGCCGAGATGGCGGGCCTCGACGTGGCCGAGCTGGGCATGGAAGCCTACCCCGAGTTCGCCAAAGGCTGA
- a CDS encoding P-II family nitrogen regulator, with protein sequence MKLIIAAIKPFKLEEVREALTSIGVRGMMVTEIKGFGSQSGHTEIYRGAEYAVNFVPKVKLEIVVAASMADQVVETIQTTAKTDKIGDGKIFVLDVESAVRVRTGETNDDAL encoded by the coding sequence GTGAAACTCATCATCGCAGCGATCAAGCCGTTCAAGCTCGAGGAGGTGCGCGAAGCGCTCACCTCCATCGGTGTGCGCGGCATGATGGTGACCGAGATCAAGGGCTTCGGCTCTCAGTCGGGTCACACCGAAATCTACCGCGGCGCCGAATATGCCGTGAACTTCGTGCCGAAAGTGAAACTCGAGATCGTGGTGGCGGCCTCGATGGCCGACCAGGTGGTCGAGACCATCCAGACAACCGCCAAGACCGACAAGATCGGTGACGGCAAGATCTTCGTTCTCGATGTGGAAAGCGCCGTGCGCGTCCGCACCGGCGAGACCAATGACGACGCTCTCTGA
- a CDS encoding MlaC/ttg2D family ABC transporter substrate-binding protein: MPRTALRPDRRRALTRLGAASLVAVVPALGAPRPALAQSGPQAEALVTRAVADVMRIINSGRSEGAMLRDFRTIFRNYGDVPVIARSVLGPPARTASSAQLRAFSEAFEIYISNKYGRRFREFIGSQITVTGSRPVRSFIEVISVVDQPGYAPYDLRWFVSDGSGSPRFFNLIIEGVNLMISERTEIGSMLEARRGDIDALTRDLRAM; the protein is encoded by the coding sequence ATGCCCCGCACTGCCCTGCGCCCAGATCGCCGCCGCGCCCTGACCCGATTGGGGGCGGCAAGCCTTGTCGCGGTCGTGCCGGCCCTCGGCGCGCCTCGTCCGGCCCTGGCCCAGTCGGGGCCGCAGGCCGAGGCCTTGGTAACGCGCGCGGTGGCCGATGTGATGCGCATCATCAATTCCGGCCGCAGCGAAGGGGCCATGCTGCGCGACTTTCGCACCATCTTTCGGAATTACGGGGACGTGCCCGTGATCGCGCGCTCGGTGCTCGGGCCGCCGGCGCGCACCGCCAGCAGCGCCCAGTTGCGCGCCTTTTCCGAAGCCTTCGAGATCTACATCTCGAACAAGTACGGCCGCCGTTTCCGCGAATTCATCGGCTCGCAGATCACCGTCACCGGCTCGCGCCCGGTGCGCAGTTTCATCGAGGTCATCTCGGTCGTGGATCAGCCCGGCTATGCCCCCTACGACCTGCGCTGGTTCGTTTCGGACGGGTCGGGCAGCCCGCGGTTCTTCAACCTGATCATCGAAGGCGTGAACCTGATGATCTCGGAACGGACGGAAATCGGCTCCATGCTCGAGGCCCGCCGCGGCGATATCGATGCGCTGACCCGCGACTTGCGCGCCATGTGA
- a CDS encoding MlaA family lipoprotein, translating into MIEDAHEAQNRSAHALNLALDRALVGPASDGYGDAIPQPVRRGVSNFASNLSQPGYVLNNLLQLRLDDAARNTLRFAINTTVGIGGLFDPAGEIGLTAEETDFGETMHVYGLPEGDYVVLPVVGPSTTRDTVGMVVDFALNPLRHVVDPPESAYLTLARIGAGVDSRYEFGSTVEDVLYGSQDSYLQMRSLYLQNRRYELRGDDPSAYLDPYLEGDTAQAGPAPSADPLADPYYDPYSDPYFDPYAQ; encoded by the coding sequence ATGATCGAAGACGCGCACGAGGCGCAGAATCGCTCGGCCCACGCGCTGAACCTGGCGCTGGACCGGGCATTGGTCGGGCCGGCCTCGGACGGGTACGGCGATGCCATCCCGCAACCCGTGCGGCGCGGCGTCAGCAATTTCGCCTCGAACCTGAGCCAGCCGGGCTATGTGCTGAACAACCTGTTGCAGCTGCGGCTGGACGATGCGGCGCGCAACACGTTGCGTTTCGCGATCAACACGACCGTCGGGATCGGGGGGCTGTTCGACCCCGCCGGCGAGATCGGCCTGACCGCCGAAGAGACCGATTTCGGCGAAACCATGCATGTCTATGGCCTGCCCGAGGGCGATTATGTCGTCCTGCCGGTCGTGGGCCCTTCGACCACGCGCGATACGGTCGGCATGGTCGTCGATTTCGCCCTGAACCCGCTGCGCCACGTTGTCGACCCGCCCGAAAGCGCCTACCTGACCCTCGCCCGGATCGGGGCCGGGGTGGATAGCCGGTACGAGTTCGGCAGCACCGTCGAGGATGTTCTCTACGGCTCTCAGGACAGCTATCTGCAGATGCGTTCGCTCTATCTGCAAAACCGCCGCTACGAGTTGCGCGGCGACGATCCGTCCGCCTATCTCGATCCCTATCTCGAGGGCGACACGGCCCAGGCCGGGCCCGCCCCCTCCGCCGATCCGCTGGCCGACCCCTATTACGATCCCTATTCGGACCCGTATTTCGACCCTTACGCCCAATGA
- a CDS encoding type I secretion system permease/ATPase has translation MTRQNAKTAGSAAARAKGRTGSAELRAFRRRNGWLLWSIGAFSMGVNVLMLTGPIYMLQVYDRVLGSGSEETLLALTILVAFLFLMMGFLDFARGRVGARFGARLQEDMENRIFRASLAHARRSGATQPALRDLAAVQRLTASPVFMAVFDLPWTPLFVAAIFMFHPWLGWLALAGGGVLIAITLLNQRVSRDPLAEAAMANQKAEQMAAEMQGEAELIRSLGMTRAAFDRWHAQRAQALDDAMLAADRVGGFTTTTRTLRLFLQSAILGLAAYLVLRGELSAGAMIAGSILLGRALAPIELAIGQWQAIAEAWQGWRRLGDLLEAEPEELPRMPLPRPRARLEVSQLSVVPPGSGRPTLRGVNLVVTPGSAVGVIGPSGSGKSTLARTVTGVWQPSAGQIRLDGASLDQYDPDVLGQLIGYLPQAVTLFNGTIAENIARLDGQFDGARVVEAAKRAAAHDLILALPNGYDTRVSGMSARLSGGQIQRIGLARALYSDPVILVLDEPNSALDNDGSEALNRVVQDLKADGRAVLIMAHRPSAIKECDRLMVLKDGVPTAFGPTREVLEKALRNYKDIKRPDAGPGGVT, from the coding sequence GTGACGCGCCAGAACGCGAAAACGGCAGGGTCGGCGGCAGCACGGGCCAAGGGGCGCACGGGCAGCGCCGAGTTGCGCGCATTCCGACGGCGCAACGGGTGGCTGTTGTGGTCGATCGGCGCGTTCAGCATGGGCGTGAACGTTCTGATGCTGACCGGACCGATCTACATGTTGCAGGTCTATGACCGGGTTCTGGGCTCGGGCTCGGAAGAAACGCTTTTGGCGCTGACGATCCTGGTGGCGTTTCTTTTCCTGATGATGGGGTTTCTGGATTTCGCGCGGGGGCGCGTCGGGGCGCGGTTCGGGGCACGTCTGCAGGAAGACATGGAAAACCGCATCTTCCGGGCGTCGCTGGCCCATGCCCGGCGCAGCGGCGCGACACAGCCCGCGCTGCGCGATCTGGCTGCGGTGCAGCGGCTGACGGCCTCGCCCGTGTTCATGGCGGTGTTCGACCTGCCCTGGACGCCGCTTTTCGTGGCGGCGATTTTCATGTTTCACCCGTGGTTGGGCTGGCTGGCGCTTGCCGGCGGCGGCGTGCTGATCGCGATCACGCTGCTCAACCAGCGGGTCTCGCGCGACCCATTGGCCGAGGCGGCGATGGCCAACCAGAAGGCCGAACAGATGGCCGCCGAAATGCAGGGCGAGGCGGAATTGATCCGCTCGCTGGGCATGACGCGGGCGGCCTTCGACCGGTGGCACGCACAGCGGGCGCAGGCGCTGGATGACGCGATGCTGGCCGCCGACCGCGTGGGCGGGTTCACCACGACGACCCGCACGCTGCGCCTGTTCCTGCAATCGGCGATCCTGGGCCTTGCGGCCTATCTGGTCCTGCGTGGCGAATTGTCGGCCGGGGCCATGATCGCGGGGTCGATCCTGCTGGGGCGCGCGCTGGCCCCGATCGAGTTGGCCATCGGCCAATGGCAGGCGATCGCCGAGGCATGGCAGGGTTGGCGCCGATTGGGCGATCTGCTGGAGGCGGAGCCCGAGGAGTTGCCGCGCATGCCCTTGCCGCGCCCGCGCGCGCGACTCGAGGTGTCGCAGTTGTCGGTGGTGCCGCCGGGCAGCGGGCGCCCGACCCTGCGGGGTGTGAACCTGGTCGTGACGCCGGGCAGCGCCGTTGGCGTGATCGGCCCATCGGGGTCGGGGAAATCCACCCTGGCGCGGACGGTCACGGGCGTCTGGCAGCCCTCGGCCGGACAAATCCGCCTCGATGGGGCGTCCCTCGACCAGTACGATCCCGATGTTCTGGGGCAACTGATCGGCTATCTGCCGCAGGCGGTGACCCTGTTCAACGGCACCATCGCCGAGAACATCGCGCGCCTCGACGGTCAATTCGATGGCGCGCGCGTGGTCGAGGCGGCGAAACGCGCCGCGGCCCATGACCTGATCCTGGCTTTGCCGAACGGCTACGACACGCGCGTCAGCGGCATGTCGGCGCGGCTGTCGGGTGGACAGATCCAGCGGATCGGCCTGGCGCGGGCGCTTTACAGCGACCCGGTGATCCTGGTGTTGGACGAGCCGAACTCGGCCCTGGACAATGACGGGTCCGAGGCGCTGAACCGCGTCGTGCAGGACCTCAAGGCCGACGGTCGGGCCGTGTTGATCATGGCGCACCGCCCCAGCGCGATCAAGGAATGCGACCGCTTGATGGTGCTCAAGGATGGTGTGCCCACCGCCTTCGGCCCGACCCGAGAGGTGCTGGAAAAGGCGCTGCGCAACTACAAGGACATCAAGCGGCCCGATGCCGGCCCCGGAGGTGTGACATGA
- a CDS encoding HlyD family type I secretion periplasmic adaptor subunit: MSPRDSGGPAPTGPERGGSPDKMPHPVEKERARPAWSVRGPMLIGLFAMLLLIAGFFGWAMTSRLAGAVIAAGQIEVDRNRQPLQHPEGGLVAELFVDEGDRIAQGALILRFDGADVQSDLAVQRDRLAELRARRARLEAERDGDEAVQFAPDLLAQAAEDPEVADFLDGQRNLFQARADTLQSEVRQLSRRLSQIALQIDGFDAQETALQEQLAIVEEDLARQSDALERGVGLSGPVLNLQREAARMRGQLAGIEASRAEAAERTVEVELAILQRSISRREEAIAELREIRASEQEAAERVAALERNLTERELRAPVSGIVFGLTVFGDRGVVRPADPIGYIVPDGRPLVLGVQVPAIDVDQVFVGQDVMLRFPAFPQREVPDLTGQVTLVSADAFVDEATGGSFYRAEIVMDESQIALLGDKRLIPGMPVQAFIRTADRTPLEYLLEPIADYFNRAFRES, translated from the coding sequence ATGAGCCCGCGCGACAGCGGCGGCCCCGCGCCGACCGGCCCCGAACGCGGCGGGTCGCCCGACAAGATGCCCCACCCGGTCGAGAAAGAGCGCGCGCGACCGGCCTGGTCGGTGCGGGGACCCATGCTGATCGGGCTGTTTGCGATGCTGCTTTTGATCGCCGGGTTTTTCGGCTGGGCGATGACATCGCGGCTGGCCGGGGCCGTCATTGCCGCGGGACAGATCGAGGTCGATCGCAACCGTCAGCCGCTGCAACACCCCGAGGGCGGGCTGGTGGCCGAATTGTTCGTCGACGAGGGCGACCGGATCGCGCAAGGCGCGCTGATCCTGCGATTTGATGGCGCGGATGTGCAAAGCGACCTTGCGGTGCAGCGTGACAGGCTGGCCGAGTTGCGGGCGCGCCGCGCCCGGCTGGAGGCGGAACGCGACGGCGATGAGGCCGTGCAGTTTGCCCCCGATCTGCTGGCGCAGGCGGCCGAGGACCCGGAGGTTGCCGATTTCCTCGACGGGCAACGCAACCTGTTTCAGGCCCGCGCCGACACGCTGCAGAGCGAGGTGCGCCAACTGTCGCGCCGCCTCAGTCAGATCGCCCTGCAGATCGACGGGTTCGACGCCCAGGAAACCGCGCTGCAGGAGCAGCTGGCCATCGTCGAAGAGGATCTGGCGCGGCAGAGCGATGCCCTCGAGCGCGGTGTCGGATTGAGCGGGCCGGTGCTGAACCTGCAACGCGAGGCGGCCCGGATGCGCGGGCAGCTGGCCGGGATCGAGGCAAGCCGGGCCGAGGCAGCCGAGCGAACGGTCGAGGTCGAGCTGGCCATCTTGCAGCGCTCGATCTCGCGGCGCGAGGAGGCGATCGCGGAACTGCGCGAGATCCGCGCCTCGGAACAGGAAGCCGCCGAACGGGTCGCGGCTCTGGAGCGGAACCTAACCGAGCGCGAATTGCGGGCGCCGGTGTCGGGCATCGTGTTCGGCCTGACGGTGTTCGGCGACCGCGGCGTCGTACGGCCCGCCGATCCGATCGGGTATATCGTGCCCGACGGCCGGCCGCTGGTCCTTGGCGTGCAGGTGCCCGCCATCGATGTCGATCAGGTGTTTGTCGGGCAGGATGTGATGCTGCGCTTTCCGGCCTTTCCGCAGCGCGAAGTGCCCGATCTGACCGGGCAGGTCACGCTGGTTTCGGCCGATGCCTTCGTCGACGAGGCCACGGGCGGCAGTTTCTACCGCGCCGAGATCGTCATGGATGAAAGCCAGATCGCGCTGTTGGGGGACAAACGGCTGATTCCCGGCATGCCGGTGCAGGCGTTCATCCGCACCGCCGACCGGACTCCGCTGGAATACCTGCTGGAACCGATTGCCGACTATTTCAACCGCGCCTTCCGCGAAAGCTGA
- a CDS encoding RidA family protein, whose amino-acid sequence MSGEIETRLAELGVTLPDAPAPAANYVPFVVAGDMVYVSGQISMADGQMIKGKLGADMDTATAAAAARHCAIALLAQLKAACGGEIDRLERVVKLTGFVNSTPEFGEQPAVVNGASDFLVEALGDKGRHARSAVSAASLPFGVAVEIEGIFQIRS is encoded by the coding sequence ATGAGCGGTGAGATCGAAACACGCCTTGCAGAGCTGGGCGTGACCCTGCCCGATGCCCCGGCCCCCGCGGCCAATTACGTCCCGTTCGTGGTTGCGGGCGACATGGTCTATGTGTCCGGCCAGATCTCGATGGCCGATGGCCAAATGATCAAGGGCAAGCTGGGTGCCGATATGGATACGGCCACCGCCGCCGCCGCTGCCCGGCACTGCGCCATCGCGCTTCTGGCACAGCTCAAGGCCGCCTGCGGCGGCGAGATCGACCGGCTGGAACGCGTGGTGAAGCTGACCGGTTTCGTCAACTCGACCCCCGAATTCGGCGAGCAGCCGGCGGTGGTGAACGGGGCGTCGGATTTCCTCGTCGAGGCGCTGGGCGACAAGGGGCGGCATGCCCGCTCGGCGGTCAGCGCGGCCTCGCTGCCCTTTGGCGTCGCGGTCGAAATCGAGGGGATCTTCCAGATCCGGAGTTGA
- a CDS encoding glycerophosphodiester phosphodiesterase family protein, protein MLIAPEFLKAPIAHRALHDMSQGIPENSLAAIRRAMRAGYGIEIDVQLSADGQAMVFHDDTLDRMTHASGPVRGRPARELCDLRLAGSEDHIPTLRHVLEVVGGQVPLLIELKDQSGGIGADDGALERAVAQDLAAYDGPAAVMSFNPYMIGVLREIAPAVPRGLVTCGFIPSKWPHLAAETCHALRSIRAFGQVGAGFISHDWTDLGSPRVAELKGQGTPVLCWTVTSPQVEAEARRVADNITFEGYVPPIPG, encoded by the coding sequence ATGCTCATCGCCCCCGAATTCCTCAAGGCCCCGATCGCACATCGTGCGTTGCACGACATGTCGCAGGGTATCCCGGAAAACAGCCTGGCGGCGATCCGCCGGGCGATGCGGGCGGGATACGGCATCGAGATTGATGTCCAGCTTTCGGCGGACGGGCAGGCGATGGTCTTTCACGACGACACGCTGGACCGGATGACTCATGCCTCGGGCCCCGTGCGGGGCCGCCCGGCGCGCGAGTTGTGCGATCTGCGCCTTGCCGGGTCCGAGGATCACATTCCGACCCTGCGCCATGTGCTCGAGGTCGTGGGCGGGCAGGTGCCGCTGCTGATCGAGCTCAAGGACCAGTCGGGCGGCATTGGCGCCGATGACGGGGCGCTGGAACGCGCCGTGGCTCAGGATTTGGCGGCTTATGACGGCCCGGCGGCGGTCATGAGTTTCAACCCCTACATGATCGGCGTGCTGCGCGAGATCGCCCCAGCGGTTCCCCGCGGCCTCGTCACCTGCGGGTTCATTCCGTCGAAATGGCCCCATCTCGCCGCCGAGACCTGCCATGCCTTGCGCTCGATCCGGGCCTTCGGGCAGGTTGGTGCGGGGTTCATCAGCCACGACTGGACCGATCTGGGCAGTCCCCGCGTCGCCGAGTTGAAGGGGCAGGGCACCCCGGTTCTGTGTTGGACGGTCACCAGCCCCCAGGTCGAAGCCGAGGCGCGGCGCGTGGCCGACAACATCACCTTCGAAGGGTATGTGCCGCCCATCCCCGGTTGA
- a CDS encoding GNAT family N-acetyltransferase encodes MDGSPTIEIEVLSTLSGIDPAEWDACACPEAADGGRPADPFTTHRFLAALETSRSVGPGSGWEPRYLVARANGEVIGTAPLYAKGHSQGEYIFDHNWAHAYERAGGRYYPKLQMAVPFTPATGRRLLTRPGWEETGRAALVQGAVQLAADHDLSSLHITFCTEGEAQDGDRMGLMRRWSQQFHWENHWYDTFDDFLGSLSSRKRKNIRKERQRAQAFGGEIVALTGDQIRPEHWDSFWRFYQDTGARKWGTPYLTRRFFDVAQDSLRDDMLLVLAVRGGRPVAGALNFIGRESLYGRYWGCIEDHPCLHFELCYYRAMDFAIEHGLKTVEAGAQGTHKLARGYMPVTTHSLHWVRDAGFAEAIARYLQAERAAVDEEIEVLTTYGPFKKAHVEEQE; translated from the coding sequence GTGGACGGCAGCCCCACCATCGAGATCGAGGTCCTTTCGACCCTCTCCGGGATCGACCCGGCCGAATGGGATGCCTGTGCCTGCCCCGAAGCCGCCGACGGGGGGCGTCCGGCCGATCCGTTCACCACCCATCGCTTCCTTGCGGCGCTGGAAACCTCGCGCTCGGTCGGGCCCGGCAGCGGGTGGGAGCCGCGCTACCTCGTCGCGCGCGCCAATGGCGAGGTCATCGGCACCGCCCCGCTCTATGCCAAGGGGCACAGCCAGGGCGAGTACATCTTCGATCACAACTGGGCGCACGCCTATGAGCGCGCCGGTGGGCGCTATTACCCCAAGCTGCAAATGGCCGTGCCCTTTACCCCCGCCACCGGGCGTCGCCTGCTGACCAGGCCCGGCTGGGAAGAGACCGGCCGCGCCGCCCTGGTGCAAGGCGCGGTGCAACTGGCCGCCGATCATGACCTGAGCTCGCTGCACATCACCTTTTGCACCGAGGGTGAGGCGCAGGACGGCGACCGCATGGGCCTAATGCGCCGTTGGAGCCAGCAGTTTCACTGGGAAAACCACTGGTACGACACGTTCGACGATTTCCTCGGGTCGCTGAGTTCGCGCAAGCGCAAGAACATCCGCAAGGAACGCCAGCGGGCGCAGGCGTTCGGCGGCGAGATCGTCGCCCTGACCGGGGATCAGATCCGCCCCGAACACTGGGACAGCTTCTGGCGGTTCTATCAGGATACCGGCGCGCGGAAATGGGGCACGCCGTATCTGACGCGCCGCTTTTTCGACGTCGCGCAGGACAGTCTGCGCGACGACATGCTGCTGGTGCTGGCCGTGCGCGGCGGCCGCCCCGTGGCCGGGGCGCTGAACTTCATCGGGCGCGAGTCGCTGTATGGCCGCTACTGGGGCTGCATCGAAGACCACCCCTGCCTGCATTTCGAACTGTGCTATTACAGGGCGATGGATTTCGCCATCGAACACGGGCTGAAAACCGTCGAGGCCGGCGCGCAGGGAACCCACAAGCTGGCCCGGGGTTACATGCCGGTGACCACCCATTCGCTGCATTGGGTGCGCGACGCCGGCTTTGCCGAGGCCATCGCGCGCTACCTGCAGGCCGAGCGCGCGGCGGTAGACGAAGAGATCGAAGTGCTGACCACCTATGGTCCGTTCAAGAAAGCCCATGTGGAGGAACAGGAATGA
- a CDS encoding 4a-hydroxytetrahydrobiopterin dehydratase codes for MTTPHKLTGDDRANALSALANHGWAEVEGRDAIAKRFTFDDFNDAFGWMTRVALVAEHMGHHPEWFNVYKTVEVTLTTHDVGGLSNLDVAMASKMDRFADGT; via the coding sequence ATGACCACGCCGCACAAGTTGACCGGGGATGACCGCGCCAATGCGCTGAGCGCGCTGGCCAATCACGGGTGGGCCGAGGTCGAGGGCCGCGATGCCATCGCCAAGCGGTTCACATTTGACGATTTCAACGACGCCTTCGGCTGGATGACACGCGTCGCGCTGGTGGCCGAGCACATGGGGCACCACCCCGAATGGTTCAACGTCTACAAGACCGTCGAGGTCACCTTGACCACCCATGACGTGGGCGGGTTGTCGAATCTCGACGTGGCCATGGCCTCGAAGATGGACCGTTTCGCCGACGGCACCTGA